From a region of the bacterium genome:
- a CDS encoding riboflavin synthase — MFTGIVEGTGIVRQIEERPGGRKLWIDIGALAEGLRIGGSVSVNGCCTTVVDLKDRVFATELMEITLQKTNLGDVVAGTPVNIERPMKMGDELGGHLVQGHVDGVGEIIKVTPLESSHVIEIRVPRPLVKYVVATGSVSVNGVSMTVADIQSDVLTLGVIPHTWEVTNFSEFRAGRRVNIEVDLIGKYIEKLLPDLWSGLTKPRTEAK, encoded by the coding sequence ATGTTCACGGGAATCGTTGAAGGCACCGGCATCGTCCGGCAAATCGAGGAACGTCCGGGAGGACGGAAACTCTGGATTGACATCGGAGCGCTCGCCGAAGGCTTGCGCATCGGCGGCAGCGTATCGGTCAACGGCTGTTGCACAACCGTCGTGGATTTGAAGGATCGGGTATTCGCGACCGAGCTCATGGAAATCACCCTGCAAAAAACCAATCTGGGCGACGTGGTGGCGGGCACTCCGGTCAACATCGAGCGGCCCATGAAGATGGGCGATGAGCTGGGCGGTCATCTGGTGCAGGGCCACGTGGATGGAGTGGGCGAGATCATCAAGGTGACACCGCTCGAGTCCAGCCACGTCATCGAGATTCGCGTACCCCGGCCGCTGGTGAAATACGTGGTGGCCACGGGTTCCGTTTCGGTGAACGGAGTATCCATGACCGTGGCCGATATTCAGAGTGACGTTCTGACGTTGGGCGTGATTCCGCACACTTGGGAAGTGACCAACTTCTCGGAATTCCGGGCGGGCAGGCGAGTGAATATCGAGGTGGATCTAATCGGTAAGTACATCGAGAAGCTGCTGCCTGACCTGTGGTCAGGCTTGACCAAGCCGCGAACCGAGGCAAAGTGA
- the ribD gene encoding bifunctional diaminohydroxyphosphoribosylaminopyrimidine deaminase/5-amino-6-(5-phosphoribosylamino)uracil reductase RibD, which yields MKEEDARRRSDERFMRMALREAVKGRGFTSPNPMVGAVAVKDGQVLGKACHRRFGGEHAEIALIRALSSDEARDATIYVNLEPCCHVGKTPPCTDALIRARVARVVIGHEDPNPLVQGRGIRQLREAGIEVETGVIESEAREVNAPFLTYITEGRPWILLKVAQSLDGRIALANGQSRWITGERSRKEVHRLRAELDAVMVGSQTVIEDNPELTVRHIRGRNPLRIIVDSLLRIHPDARVLHQADAGRTWILTTPEASLKNRRRIEETGATLLDCPAGADGKVDLREAMRLLAQHGITSLFVEGGGTLHASFIRAGLCDRFIVAMAAILIGSDGKPAIWELELTDLAEAPSFRLSRTRRFDEDIWLEFERNVHGNR from the coding sequence GTGAAGGAAGAGGACGCGCGTCGGCGCAGCGACGAGCGGTTCATGCGTATGGCCTTGCGCGAAGCGGTGAAGGGCCGGGGATTCACGAGTCCGAATCCGATGGTGGGAGCCGTCGCCGTAAAGGACGGACAGGTATTGGGGAAAGCTTGTCATCGGCGCTTCGGAGGGGAACATGCCGAGATCGCTCTCATCCGTGCCTTGTCCTCGGATGAGGCTCGGGACGCGACGATCTACGTGAATCTCGAACCCTGCTGTCACGTGGGGAAGACGCCGCCCTGCACCGACGCGCTCATTCGAGCCCGTGTGGCGCGGGTAGTCATCGGTCACGAGGATCCCAATCCACTCGTGCAGGGACGAGGAATCCGACAACTTCGCGAAGCGGGGATCGAGGTCGAAACCGGCGTGATCGAGAGCGAAGCACGCGAGGTAAACGCGCCTTTTCTGACGTATATTACCGAAGGCCGTCCGTGGATTCTGCTCAAGGTGGCGCAATCGCTGGACGGACGGATCGCTCTGGCTAACGGGCAGTCGCGGTGGATTACGGGCGAGCGTTCCCGCAAAGAAGTGCATCGGTTGCGGGCCGAGCTCGACGCAGTCATGGTGGGATCGCAGACGGTCATCGAAGACAATCCCGAGCTGACGGTACGGCACATTCGCGGCCGGAATCCGCTGCGGATCATCGTGGATTCGCTGCTGAGAATTCATCCCGATGCAAGAGTATTGCATCAGGCGGACGCGGGACGCACGTGGATTTTGACGACTCCCGAGGCTTCCCTGAAGAACCGGCGGCGAATCGAAGAAACGGGAGCGACGTTGCTTGATTGTCCCGCCGGTGCCGACGGAAAAGTGGACTTGCGCGAAGCGATGCGACTTCTGGCTCAGCACGGCATTACGTCGCTGTTTGTCGAGGGCGGCGGAACACTGCATGCGTCGTTCATTCGCGCGGGACTGTGCGACCGGTTCATCGTAGCGATGGCGGCGATACTGATCGGGTCCGACGGCAAGCCCGCGATCTGGGAACTGGAGCTCACTGACTTGGCGGAAGCGCCGAGTTTCCGCCTTTCCCGAACACGAAGATTTGACGAAGACATTTGGCTGGAGTTCGAACGAAATGTTCACGGGAATCGTTGA